Proteins encoded together in one Streptomyces umbrinus window:
- a CDS encoding S1 family peptidase translates to MRARGTTIRRSRLAASVLSLLVVAALAVSGTNATAAPTAAATPSAASLSGAASAVESLGIAGTSWAVDERTGKLRVLADSTVGEADLAAVRRTAGGFAGATTVERVDGRLRTLLSGGDAIYTSSWRCSVGVNVQSGSTYYFVTAGHCTDGLPTWYTSSGLTTMVGPTTGTSFPGNDFGVVRYSNPAVPHPGTIGTVDVTGTATAYVGQSVCRRGSTTGVRCGRVTALNATVNYGSGDVVYGLIQTNICAEPGDSGGPLYAGDKVIGILSGGSGNCTSGGTTYYQPIQEVLSAYGLSVY, encoded by the coding sequence ATGAGAGCACGCGGTACCACCATCAGACGTTCCCGGCTCGCCGCCTCGGTGTTGAGCCTGCTCGTCGTGGCCGCCCTGGCGGTGTCCGGCACCAACGCGACCGCGGCGCCCACGGCCGCCGCCACACCGTCCGCCGCCTCGCTGTCCGGCGCGGCATCGGCCGTCGAATCCCTGGGGATCGCCGGGACGAGCTGGGCCGTGGACGAGCGGACCGGGAAGCTGCGGGTGCTCGCCGACTCCACGGTCGGGGAAGCGGACTTGGCCGCTGTCCGTCGGACCGCCGGCGGTTTCGCCGGTGCCACGACCGTGGAACGGGTCGATGGCCGGCTGCGCACCCTCCTGTCGGGCGGTGACGCCATCTACACCTCCAGCTGGCGCTGCTCGGTGGGGGTCAACGTGCAGAGCGGCTCCACCTACTACTTCGTCACCGCGGGCCACTGCACCGACGGCCTGCCCACCTGGTACACCAGTTCCGGCCTCACCACGATGGTCGGCCCCACCACCGGCACGAGCTTCCCCGGCAACGACTTCGGCGTCGTCCGGTACTCCAACCCGGCCGTGCCGCACCCCGGCACCATCGGAACCGTCGACGTCACAGGAACCGCGACCGCCTACGTCGGCCAGAGCGTCTGTCGTCGGGGATCGACCACCGGTGTCCGCTGCGGCAGGGTCACCGCGCTCAACGCGACCGTCAACTACGGGAGCGGAGACGTCGTCTACGGGCTGATCCAGACCAACATCTGCGCCGAGCCCGGTGACAGCGGCGGTCCGCTCTACGCGGGCGACAAGGTCATCGGCATTCTCTCCGGCGGCTCAGGCAACTGCACCTCGGGAGGGACCACCTACTACCAGCCGATCCAGGAAGTGCTGAGCGCCTACGGCCTGTCCGTCTACTGA